One Leuconostoc mesenteroides subsp. mesenteroides ATCC 8293 genomic window, CTTCAGGCGTGACCACGTCTGTGGAATAAGGCGTTCAATAACGTCAGCTAGAATATTAGCAACAATCAAGTCTACAGGCTTATCGATAGCAATTGACTCCAGTAAATCACTAGTTACCACTGTAACATCATTGGCCACTGGGTTTAACGCTAAATTTTCTTTAGCAACATTCACAGCCATCTCGTCAATATCTGTTGCTAAAATACCTGCTACACCGAGTTGTTTTGCAGCGACGGATAGTACTCCTGAACCCGTACCCACGTCTATCATGCTTTCTCCGCCACGAACGACAGTTTCTAGCGCTTGGATCATTAATCGTGTTGTTTCATGAACTCCTGTTCCAAAAGCTAACTTAGGATCCATAATAATTGGATATTCATCTTTTTGAGCTGCTACAAAGTTTTCCCATGAAGGTACAACAGTAATGTGTCTTGTTATGCGGGTGGCATGATAATATTGTTTCCAGTTGTTTTCCCAATCTGATTGTGCCACGTCATTTAATGTAATAGTTGCAGGTGATGCATCAACCCCAAGCGTCACTAAGTTATCCAACTGTTCTTTTATCCGACTAACAGTGTTAGGTAAAGATGCATCGTCTTCAAAATAAGCTGTCACTGTTACTGGTGAAATATCATCAACAATCTGCACACCCTCAGCGCCGGTTGACATCAATATATCAGCAATTGGTTCAATGCCATCATTGTTCGTCGCAACGGTGAGTGCTTGCCATTTATTGTTCGTCATACTTCACCACTACTTTTCCAATCATGCGACCAGCTTCAACTTCTTTCGTAGCAGCACGAATATTTTCTACAGACAGCCCGTGATAAGTCTTCGACAGTGTCGTCTTGATTTTATTCTCATCAAGTAAACGCGCTACCTGATTAAGTGCATTCCCTTGAGACTGCATATTAACGCCATAGTTCCCCTTCGCAAACATGAACACCCAGCTAAACTGTGCGCCAATGTTCTTCAAAGGCCCCATATCAATTGGCTCCGTCGTTTCAACAATTGATGCAATTCGTCCAAATGGCTTAATAACGGCTGTTGCAAGTGGCCAATAATAATCCGTATTTTGTAAAATCGCAATATTATCAACTTTATCGTGCTGAATCTTTCTCATCTGCTCGTTCAAATCTTGATGGTAGTCTAAGATATAATCAGCGCCAAGTGACTTAACCCAAGTAACAGACTCGGTGCGAGATGCTGTAGTGATAACTGTCATCCCGATATACTTTGCTAATTGAATTAATACAGATCCAACACCACCAGCACCATTCACAATCAAAATTGTGTGCCCCAAGGCACTGTTTTCCTCAAGATCATAACACAACGCTTCATGTAAGATTTCGTAGGCTGTAATTGATGTTAACGGCATAGCCGCAATTTCTTCATCACTCAATGAAGTAGGGGCATGGCCGACCAGTGCTTCATGAACAACTTGAAGGTCAGCGTTAGAACCGGGTTTCAATTGCGCTCCAGCATAGTAAACTTTATCACCAACGCTGAAATGTTGAACATTTTGACCAACTTCTACAACCACGCCGACTGCGTCAAAACCCAAAATACGAAAAACGCCATCATGAGTATAATTGGCTCTCATTTTTGTATCCACCGGATTGACAGAGCTGGCCAAAACTTTAACTAGTAATTCATCTTTATCCGGTTGTGGTCGGGGAATAACTTTTTCCACAAAAGCATCCGGTTGATCAATTAATAGAGGCCGTTCAAATCCAATGGCACGCATTTTATGACTTTGACCAAATGGCCAAATGTTTTTTATTTTGTCTAATAAATTCATTCTGATAACCCACTATTTAAAATATTATTCAGCGTTTGTTTCGATACTTGATAAATTGGTTTAAAGTTTTCATGAGTATACAACATTGTTATTGTCATATTTCTCGTCGCTGAGGTTGGCATGTCATCCTTCAAAACACTTTGCCAGTTTTCAGCGATCATAGCATACTCAACTAAGCGCAACTGTTCAGCAGATAATTTGCTTGCCTCACTAGATTTCTTTTGTAATTGTTTTTCAACATATCTTTGAACTTTTTTCTGACCAGCAGGCAAATCAATAGGTGTTACTTGATATTGAACCTTTGCGTTATGGTATCGATCATACCTTATTTTTGTGATTTTATAGTTACGATCACGTTGTAAGGTCTTTATATATCGTTGCGATAAATCGCTTATGACTTGTTTCTTTTGATACTTATGGCCATCAAAAGTAACTGAATCTGCCACTTTAGCGCTGCTCTTCCACGCTTTGCCAACACTAGTAGCAATTTCTGTTTGCCACGCTGTATTGGTTAAATGTACAACCTGTTTGGTGCGTTTGTCATCAGAATGGCCTGTCAAGCCAAATTGTAACGCGATCGCTGCATCTTTTTGAAGAGTTTTCACACGGGTCTCTTGCGAGATGCCATCAAAATTAAAAACAACTCTGGCAACTGTCAGACTAACCACTAACAGCATAACCAGTACTGAACAAACTGTTAGGATTTTAACTTTACGATTTGTTGGTTTTGACTGCTCGGATAAATTGCGTGCTAATCTAGAACGCTTTGTGTTAGTTTCCTCGGGCATATTGGGCATCGTCCTCCGTTTTAAGCACAGCCATGAAAGCTTCTTGCGGTACCTCGACTGAACCAACAGACTTCATACGTGCCTTACCCCTTTTCTGCTTGTCGAGCAACTTCGCACGACGATCAGGATCACCCGTATGAATTTTAGCCGTGACATCCTTACGATAAGCTTTAATGTTTGTACGAGCTAATATTTTAGCGCCAATAGCTGCTTGCACTGGAATTTCAAAGTTTTGACGTGGAATGATCTCTTTTAGTTTAGAAGTAATAATCCGTCCTCGTTCTACAGCAAAGTCACGATGAACAATGAAACTCAGGGCATCGACCTTCTCACTATTTAACAGAATATCTATTTTGACCAAGTCGGATTGTCTGTAGGATGATAACTCATAATCAAGTGAAGCGTAACCACGTGTGCTCGATTTTAGTTTATCAAAGAAATTGAAAATAATTTCGGACAAAGGCATGTAATACTTGACATTGACACGCGTGTCATCCAAATATTCCATTGTGTCAAATTCACCACGTTTGCGTTGCGCAAGTTCCATAACAGCACCAACGTAATCATTAGGCACCATAATTTGGGCATGCACATAGGGCTCTTCAATGTATTTCACTTTGGGCGTGTCTGGCATTTCGGATGGGTTTTCAATCTCAATAGTTTCTTCATCATTAGTTACCACTCGATAAGTAACAGACGGAGCAGTTGTCACCAAGTCCAAATCAAACTCGCGCTCTAGTCGCTCTTGAATGACATCCATGTGTAGCAAACCCAAAAAGCCAACTCGATACCCAAATCCTAGTGCTTGTGAAGTTTCTGGTTCAAATGTTAACGCAGCGTCATTGAGCTGTAGTTTTTCCAAAGCTTCCCGTAAATCCGTGTACTTAGCGTTGTCTGAAGGATATAGACCAGAATAAACCATAGGTGTCATCGGTTGATATCCGGATAATGGTTCACTGGCTGGATTATTCACTAGGGTAATTGTATCACCAGAATGTGTCGTATGAATGTCCTTAATAGCTGCTGTTAAGTAACCAACATCCCCCGCCATCAAGTAATCACGTTTCTGAGCATTTGGAGACATCACACCAACTTCCGTGACCTCATATTCCGCACCAGTGTTCATCATACGAACCTTGTCACCAGGCTTTACAATGCCTTCTCGTACACGCATGTTAACAACCACACCACGATAAGCATCGTAGGCTGAATCAAAAATCAAAGCACGTAGTGGTGCATCGATATCACCTTGCGGTGCAGGTAAATCGGTAACAATTTTTTCCAGCAGTTCTGGAATACCAATGCCTTGTTTAGCTGACGCTAACACTGCCTCTGAAGCATCAATGCCAATAACATCCTCAATTTCCGTACGAACCTTTTCGGCATCCGCCGCCGGTAAATCAATTTTGTTAATTACAGGTAGAATTTCCAAGTCATTATCTAGGGCCAAATAAACGTTAGCTAACGTTTGTGCTTCAACGCCTTGAGAAGCATCAACAACAAGTATAGCCCCTTCAGCAGCTGCCAATGCCCGCGAAACCTCATAAGAGAAATCAACGTGTCCTGGTGTGTCAATCAGATGGAAAATGTAGGTTTCACCGTCTTTAGCGTCGTAATGAACTTCGACCGCATTTAGTTTAATCGTAATTCCACGTTCACGTTCTAAATCCATCGTATCCAGTAATTGATTCTGCATGTCACGTTCAGCAACAGTATGTGTCTGTTCCAAGATACGATCAGCTATGGTTGATTTTCCATGGTCAATGTGTGCAACAATTGAAAAATTACGTATGTGTTTTTGTCGTTCTTTAAGTTCATTCAAATTTAATTCTGTCATAATTGGCATTTTTTTCTTTCAGTTTTCTATCTATTTAATTTTACCATAAAGCCTCACGTTACTTTTCGAAAATGACACCGCTATTTTAGCAAAATAAAAAAGCTAGGCTATTGCCAAGCTTTTAACTTTCATGAAAATTTAACGACGTGCGGTCCTTTTTCTTTCAACCCTGCAGACAGTATCTTCATTACAGTAATCATGTTTTCATCGGAAACAAGTTTTGGCATACCTTTGACCAGTGTGTTATAAACAGAATCATAGACTCTGCCATAATCACCCTGAATACTAGGTATGTATTTATCAATGCGATCACCACTCTGATTGTAGTATACCAAGTGTCCATAGTTTTGTGGTGTGTCAACGCCAAAACGCGCGTCTCCAGGCATAACACCAGTTTTAAGGTCATTTTCCTGCTCATCAACCTCATACTTAATAAATGTACCTTGTGTTCCACGCAGTTGCCATTTTGGATATTGGATTGTTGCTAATTCTGTGGTTTGAATTGTTGCTTTAAAAGCTTGTGGATAAAAAAGGTTAACCTCAATTTGGTCGTCTACAGGACTATTCAGTAAGCGAGTAGAACGTATATCGTAGGCTGCTGAATTTGGTGCACCAAAGAGACTCACAATTTGATCTACCAAGTGAACACCATGCCCGAATAGCGATCCGTCGATTTCATTACCATTCGATTGTCCGTCATTAGGTCGATAATGGTCCATATGAACCTCAAGATCAACTAAACGACCGAGGTACCCATTTTGAATAACCCGTTGAACTGTCAAAAAGTCACTATCAAATCGCCTACTTTGAAATGACATCAAAAATAACTTTTTATCATAAGCAATATTGACCAAATCACGAGCCTCGATATCACTAGCAGCCATTGGCTTGTCAACCATAACATTTTTTCCAGCCAACAGTAGTTGTTTTGTCACCTGATAATGGCTGGCTGAAGGCGTTACAACAACCACTAGATCGATGGTTTCATCTTCAATAATGTCATCAATATCTGTTGAAAATACAGTACCAGTAACTTCTAACTCAGATTGCTCTGTTGGCCTTTTCCCAAGTGTAGGTGTTACTACACGGCTCACGTGAAACTTATCTTGCCGTAACTTTAAATAAGGTAAATGATAACGATTTGTGCTTTTTCCAAAACCAACGTAAGCAATATTCAACATAATGACCTCCTACTTTCTAGTGACGACCTATTATTTAATAATTTTACTTAATGACAATTTGTTCTAAATCACCCAATTCACTAATTAAGCGATGAATTACATTCAGTTGTGCATAGCGATTGTTTTTAACAGCTGCATTCTCGGTGTTAACCATTGTAGCTTCAAAATAAGTTGAAATAGGAGATTGTAACCCAGCCAATGTTGTATATACCTCGTCAGCACCTTCTTTTACTAAGTGGCTTAAGTTCAGTGCATACGTTGCCTGATACAATTC contains:
- the prmA gene encoding 50S ribosomal protein L11 methyltransferase, whose protein sequence is MTNNKWQALTVATNNDGIEPIADILMSTGAEGVQIVDDISPVTVTAYFEDDASLPNTVSRIKEQLDNLVTLGVDASPATITLNDVAQSDWENNWKQYYHATRITRHITVVPSWENFVAAQKDEYPIIMDPKLAFGTGVHETTRLMIQALETVVRGGESMIDVGTGSGVLSVAAKQLGVAGILATDIDEMAVNVAKENLALNPVANDVTVVTSDLLESIAIDKPVDLIVANILADVIERLIPQTWSRLKPGGYFLVSGIYDAISVSIEQQLQQAGYKIFQHTTMSDWHAFIAKKDSK
- a CDS encoding zinc-binding alcohol dehydrogenase family protein, which codes for MNLLDKIKNIWPFGQSHKMRAIGFERPLLIDQPDAFVEKVIPRPQPDKDELLVKVLASSVNPVDTKMRANYTHDGVFRILGFDAVGVVVEVGQNVQHFSVGDKVYYAGAQLKPGSNADLQVVHEALVGHAPTSLSDEEIAAMPLTSITAYEILHEALCYDLEENSALGHTILIVNGAGGVGSVLIQLAKYIGMTVITTASRTESVTWVKSLGADYILDYHQDLNEQMRKIQHDKVDNIAILQNTDYYWPLATAVIKPFGRIASIVETTEPIDMGPLKNIGAQFSWVFMFAKGNYGVNMQSQGNALNQVARLLDENKIKTTLSKTYHGLSVENIRAATKEVEAGRMIGKVVVKYDEQ
- the lepA gene encoding translation elongation factor 4, which gives rise to MTELNLNELKERQKHIRNFSIVAHIDHGKSTIADRILEQTHTVAERDMQNQLLDTMDLERERGITIKLNAVEVHYDAKDGETYIFHLIDTPGHVDFSYEVSRALAAAEGAILVVDASQGVEAQTLANVYLALDNDLEILPVINKIDLPAADAEKVRTEIEDVIGIDASEAVLASAKQGIGIPELLEKIVTDLPAPQGDIDAPLRALIFDSAYDAYRGVVVNMRVREGIVKPGDKVRMMNTGAEYEVTEVGVMSPNAQKRDYLMAGDVGYLTAAIKDIHTTHSGDTITLVNNPASEPLSGYQPMTPMVYSGLYPSDNAKYTDLREALEKLQLNDAALTFEPETSQALGFGYRVGFLGLLHMDVIQERLEREFDLDLVTTAPSVTYRVVTNDEETIEIENPSEMPDTPKVKYIEEPYVHAQIMVPNDYVGAVMELAQRKRGEFDTMEYLDDTRVNVKYYMPLSEIIFNFFDKLKSSTRGYASLDYELSSYRQSDLVKIDILLNSEKVDALSFIVHRDFAVERGRIITSKLKEIIPRQNFEIPVQAAIGAKILARTNIKAYRKDVTAKIHTGDPDRRAKLLDKQKRGKARMKSVGSVEVPQEAFMAVLKTEDDAQYARGN
- a CDS encoding Gfo/Idh/MocA family oxidoreductase, giving the protein MLNIAYVGFGKSTNRYHLPYLKLRQDKFHVSRVVTPTLGKRPTEQSELEVTGTVFSTDIDDIIEDETIDLVVVVTPSASHYQVTKQLLLAGKNVMVDKPMAASDIEARDLVNIAYDKKLFLMSFQSRRFDSDFLTVQRVIQNGYLGRLVDLEVHMDHYRPNDGQSNGNEIDGSLFGHGVHLVDQIVSLFGAPNSAAYDIRSTRLLNSPVDDQIEVNLFYPQAFKATIQTTELATIQYPKWQLRGTQGTFIKYEVDEQENDLKTGVMPGDARFGVDTPQNYGHLVYYNQSGDRIDKYIPSIQGDYGRVYDSVYNTLVKGMPKLVSDENMITVMKILSAGLKEKGPHVVKFS